Below is a genomic region from Ailuropoda melanoleuca isolate Jingjing chromosome 8, ASM200744v2, whole genome shotgun sequence.
CCACTCAGAATAGCTTTATTTACTCACCCCTACCTCCTTCTTACCTGTTTTATCTATACTTCTACCAAAAGGCTCTCCTGAACTGACACTTTCTCTTTTCAAGactttatttgagatagagagagacggagaaaaagagtgagcacaagaaggaggaagggcagagggagatggagaaagacacccggctgagcagggagcccgccacgtggctcagtcccaggaccctgggatcatgacctgagccgaaagcagacacttaaccgactgagccacccaggcacccctgaaatgaCACTTTCTATCCCACCCAACAATCTGTCTTGTCCCCAAATCATACAGactggtgatttcttttttaagattttatttatttgagaccgaGCGAGAGACGCTTGAGTgtgcatgagtgagggggagggacagagggagagagagaagcagactccctgctgagcaaggagcccaatgtgaggctccatcccaggaccccaggatcatgacctgagccaaaggcagacacttcaccgactgagcgacccaggcaccccaagtgatttttttttttaaagcagaactcCCATCCCtgtgccccacacccacccaccaaaATTCTACAAGAAGcttaatacagaaaacagattagaaCACTAagtggagaggggcgcctgggtggcgcagtcgttaggcgcctgccttcggctcagggcgtgatcccggcgttccgggatcgagtcccacatcgggctcctcggctgggagcctgcttcttcctctccctctcccctgctgtgttccctctctcactggctgtcacataaataagtaaaatcttaaaaaaaaaaaaaaaaaaaaaaaaaacactaagtgGAGAGCTTACGATCCCCACCCAAGTCTGTTAGATTCCGAAAAGGCCTCCAGTCTGTGCTCTATTATTTGTCTCCCACAGGCTCTCACTTTGGGCCAGAAGCACTCACCATACCAAAAGGTCTCTGGGAACCCCAGTCTGGTGGTTTGGGGGATCCGCTTCTTGCATCACTCTCCAAGACTCCGCCAAAGATCCTGGGCTGGTGACTATCTGGATACTTAAGCATTGAGTCCCGAAGTGTCTGTCCCTCCCGTCGTCTCTCACCAGGTGTCTCTGACTCAGGACCAAGACCTGGAAGTTCTGCAGAAAGGGGGCAGATggatgctgggggtgggagagaactTGGGCTCTTTACAACCTTGATATCATCAGTCTTCTCACACTTCCCACCCCCCAACTACTCTCTTCAGGCTCCTAATTTCACCCACCAACCCAGTAGAAACCACAGGTTGTCCAGGGACAGCCACACACCAGGAGGGCGGGAAGGCAAGGTCCAGGCCCCCATCTCGCTGAAAATGTTATTGAAATCCCGAATTAGGTCATCAAAGCCGAAGTTATCATGGAAACGCATCCCTCCTCCTGGGCTGAAGCTGAAGCCAAAGCCAAATTCCTCGGGGGGCTGGGGGCCCTCCAACCTCGAGCTCCCACGGCCCCACgtggcttcttcttcttcctcgTCCTCATCATCCTCATCTTCATCTCGAGTCATCCCTCCAAAAAACGGATCTCTGTGGCTGGGAGTGAAGGCAGATTTGACCACCAGAATTTCAGCACTACCTTAAACCTACAATCAGCTCCCGGG
It encodes:
- the HAX1 gene encoding HCLS1-associated protein X-1 isoform X2; the encoded protein is MGFGGVRSHRDPFFGGMTRDEDEDDEDEEEEEATWGRGSSRLEGPQPPEEFGFGFSFSPGGGMRFHDNFGFDDLIRDFNNIFSEMGAWTLPSRPPELPGLGPESETPGERRREGQTLRDSMLKYPDSHQPRIFGGVLESDARSGSPKPPDWGSQRPFGMFDDMWPVTPRSRAREDNDLDSQVSQEGLGPVLQPQRKSYFKSISVTKITKPDGTVEERRTVVDSEGRTETTVTRQEADGNPRDSK
- the HAX1 gene encoding HCLS1-associated protein X-1 isoform X3, with amino-acid sequence MTRDEDEDDEDEEEEEATWGRGSSRLEGPQPPEEFGFGFSFSPGGGMRFHDNFGFDDLIRDFNNIFSEMGAWTLPSRPPELPGLGPESETPGERRREGQTLRDSMLKYPDSHQPRIFGGVLESDARSGSPKPPDWGSQRPFGMFDDMWPVTPRSRAREDNDLDSQVSQEGLGPVLQPQRKSYFKSISVTKITKPDGTVEERRTVVDSEGRTETTVTRQEADGNPRDNPESPTPPALDDAYSILDLFLGRWFRSR
- the HAX1 gene encoding HCLS1-associated protein X-1 isoform X1, whose product is MSLFELFRGFFGLSGPRSHRDPFFGGMTRDEDEDDEDEEEEEATWGRGSSRLEGPQPPEEFGFGFSFSPGGGMRFHDNFGFDDLIRDFNNIFSEMGAWTLPSRPPELPGLGPESETPGERRREGQTLRDSMLKYPDSHQPRIFGGVLESDARSGSPKPPDWGSQRPFGMFDDMWPVTPRSRAREDNDLDSQVSQEGLGPVLQPQRKSYFKSISVTKITKPDGTVEERRTVVDSEGRTETTVTRQEADGNPRDNPESPTPPALDDAYSILDLFLGRWFRSR